The Sphingomonas alpina genome has a segment encoding these proteins:
- a CDS encoding ATP-binding cassette domain-containing protein produces the protein MSFEIHVSKRLGDTRIALELDAGEGVTVLFGPSGAGKTSILNMVAGLLRPDCGTIRVGGETLTDIAAGIDIAPEHRRAGYVFQEARLFPHLRVRANLLYGAKDAPLDPEEIAFLGIGHLLDRWPRTLSGGEARRVAIGRALLSHPRFLLLDEPLSSLDRARREEVMQAIEHVRDVLKLPILLVTHDAGEAERLGSRIVAI, from the coding sequence ATGTCCTTTGAGATCCATGTCTCGAAGCGCCTCGGCGACACCCGGATTGCGCTGGAGCTCGACGCGGGCGAGGGCGTCACGGTGCTGTTCGGGCCGTCGGGCGCCGGCAAGACGAGCATTCTCAACATGGTCGCCGGATTGCTGCGGCCCGATTGCGGTACGATCCGCGTCGGGGGTGAGACGCTGACCGACATCGCCGCCGGGATCGACATCGCGCCGGAACATCGCCGGGCTGGTTATGTGTTCCAGGAAGCCCGGCTGTTTCCGCACCTGCGGGTCCGGGCCAATCTGCTGTACGGCGCGAAGGATGCGCCGCTCGACCCGGAGGAGATTGCGTTTCTCGGCATCGGACATCTGCTTGACCGCTGGCCGCGGACATTATCCGGCGGTGAGGCTCGGCGCGTGGCGATCGGGCGGGCCTTGCTCAGCCATCCACGTTTTCTGTTGCTCGACGAACCTTTATCGTCGCTCGATCGGGCACGGCGCGAGGAGGTCATGCAGGCAATCGAGCATGTCCGCGACGTGCTGAAACTGCCGATCCTGCTCGTCACGCACGATGCGGGGGAAGCGGAACGACTGGGGAGCCGTATCGTCGCGATCTAG
- a CDS encoding polysaccharide deacetylase family protein — protein sequence MTQQSIFYDSSGRRRRRFGVAVVAFVLLVVVAVAALAISIGAVPRAPLLPVVAEHPALTKLPPPHEPLLKRTKHRLFDYARLLTGRKRGVAEDVPLAIGFHVPWDESSAASLREHIGELDWLIPGWVSVTGADHKISVFRDDAGRNVINHSPHRPLLLPMIQNAIQGDWDSAGMAALLRAPAQRKALLDRLEPWLAANQAGGAFFDFEELPAASQKDYQAFLREAKARFAKRNWVVAIAVPVGDESWNIKAYAAIVDRVFLMAYDEHELSGEPGPIASQNWFEQAVARAANGVPKAKLVVAIGNYGYDWHDKGGEPLAVDEAWEAAQESSAMPVFDKNSGNSGFAYEEGKSRHVVWLLDAASAYNQLRFLKRAGLSGVALWRLGSEDPGLWSIFGRSHRVLPAPSAINAIPAGTDVDIEGNGEILKIAAVPVAGTRQTIAARDGSIAGVEFTRLPSPYIVARTGYKPGEIALTFDDGPDPTWTPRILDVLKAKNVHATFFIVGENALTQRSLLNRMVAEGHEIGSHTYTHPNLAGASPAETAFQLNTTQRLFQAFTGRSLRLFRAPYFGDAEPTTADEIEPALQAQDRGYISVGLHVDPDDWKRPGVQAIIDKTLSMVDAGKAPCGSNSPANCSRNVVLLHDAGGNRAQTLAALPVIIDQLRARGYTLVPVSTLAGIPRDVAMPPISASDRLAAQVDLFIFGTLGTIVTALGWIFLFAITIGILRALTLSALALIQARREARMVFPAIDPARFVTVMIPAFNEETVIVRAVQGVLASTDVRIEVIVIDDGSSDRTSQMVQEAFADEPRVRLLTLENGGKARALNRGLELATGEIIIALDADTQFEATTIARLARWFADPALGAVAGNAKVGNRVNLVTKWQALEYITAQNLERRALARLDAITVVPGAVGAWRLAAIRQVGGYPDDTLAEDQDLTIAIQRAGWRVTYDQYAVAWTEAPESFAGLAKQRFRWAFGTLQCLWKHRRVMASGKPRGLARVGLPQAIVFQIILASISPIIDLALIVSFITTWVAVQAHGWAQTQHDVEKMLIYWLVFTAIDLLAATIAFALERRENWRLLWLLIPQRIGYRQVMYYVVLKAITQALRGPRVGWGKLARTGRVSV from the coding sequence ATGACCCAGCAATCCATCTTCTATGATTCATCCGGGCGCAGGCGCCGCCGCTTCGGCGTGGCGGTGGTGGCATTCGTTCTGCTCGTGGTGGTCGCGGTGGCGGCGCTGGCGATCTCGATCGGCGCCGTGCCGCGCGCGCCGCTGCTGCCGGTGGTGGCCGAGCATCCCGCGCTGACCAAGCTGCCGCCGCCGCACGAGCCGCTGCTCAAGCGCACCAAGCACCGTCTGTTCGATTATGCCCGGCTGCTGACCGGCCGCAAGCGCGGCGTGGCCGAGGACGTGCCGCTGGCGATCGGCTTTCATGTGCCATGGGACGAATCCAGCGCGGCGTCGCTGCGCGAGCATATCGGCGAGCTCGACTGGCTGATCCCCGGCTGGGTCTCGGTGACCGGCGCGGATCACAAGATTTCGGTGTTCCGCGACGATGCCGGGCGCAACGTGATCAACCATTCGCCGCATCGCCCGTTGCTGCTGCCGATGATCCAGAACGCGATCCAGGGCGACTGGGATTCGGCCGGGATGGCGGCGCTGCTACGCGCGCCGGCGCAGCGCAAGGCATTGCTCGACCGGCTCGAGCCCTGGCTGGCGGCCAATCAGGCGGGCGGCGCATTCTTCGATTTCGAGGAACTGCCGGCGGCGTCGCAAAAGGATTACCAGGCGTTTCTGCGCGAGGCCAAGGCACGCTTTGCCAAGCGCAACTGGGTGGTCGCGATCGCGGTCCCGGTGGGTGACGAAAGCTGGAACATCAAGGCCTATGCGGCGATCGTCGATCGCGTCTTCCTGATGGCCTATGACGAACATGAGCTGAGCGGCGAACCCGGACCGATCGCGTCGCAGAACTGGTTCGAACAGGCCGTGGCGCGCGCGGCGAACGGCGTGCCCAAGGCCAAGCTGGTCGTGGCGATCGGCAATTACGGCTATGACTGGCACGACAAGGGTGGCGAGCCGCTGGCGGTCGACGAAGCGTGGGAGGCGGCGCAGGAATCGAGTGCGATGCCGGTGTTCGACAAGAATAGCGGCAATAGCGGCTTCGCCTATGAAGAGGGCAAGAGCCGCCATGTCGTGTGGCTGCTCGACGCGGCGTCGGCCTATAATCAGCTGCGCTTCCTCAAGCGCGCTGGCCTTAGCGGCGTGGCGCTGTGGCGGCTCGGGTCGGAGGATCCCGGCCTGTGGTCGATCTTCGGCCGGTCGCACCGCGTGCTGCCGGCGCCGTCGGCAATCAACGCGATCCCCGCCGGTACCGATGTCGATATCGAGGGCAATGGCGAGATATTGAAGATCGCCGCGGTGCCTGTCGCGGGGACACGGCAGACCATCGCCGCGCGCGACGGATCGATCGCCGGGGTCGAGTTCACCCGGTTGCCCTCGCCCTATATCGTGGCGCGCACCGGCTATAAGCCGGGTGAGATCGCGCTGACCTTCGACGACGGGCCCGACCCGACCTGGACGCCGCGTATCCTCGACGTGCTCAAGGCGAAGAACGTCCATGCGACCTTCTTCATCGTCGGCGAGAATGCGTTGACCCAGCGCTCGCTGCTCAACCGCATGGTTGCCGAGGGGCATGAAATCGGCAGCCACACCTATACCCATCCCAATCTGGCCGGGGCCTCGCCTGCGGAAACCGCGTTCCAGCTCAACACCACGCAGCGATTGTTCCAGGCGTTCACCGGGCGCTCGCTGCGGCTGTTCCGCGCGCCCTATTTCGGGGACGCCGAGCCAACCACGGCGGACGAGATCGAGCCGGCGCTGCAGGCGCAGGATCGCGGCTATATCTCGGTCGGGCTGCATGTCGATCCCGACGACTGGAAGCGCCCCGGCGTGCAGGCGATCATCGACAAGACGCTGAGCATGGTGGACGCCGGCAAGGCGCCGTGCGGCAGCAATTCCCCGGCCAATTGCAGCCGCAACGTGGTGCTGCTCCATGATGCCGGTGGCAATCGTGCGCAGACGCTCGCCGCATTGCCGGTGATCATCGATCAGCTGCGCGCGCGGGGCTATACGCTGGTGCCGGTGTCGACGCTGGCGGGCATTCCGCGCGACGTCGCGATGCCGCCAATCTCGGCGAGCGACCGGCTCGCGGCGCAGGTCGACCTGTTCATCTTCGGCACGCTCGGCACGATCGTCACCGCGCTGGGGTGGATCTTCCTGTTCGCGATCACGATCGGCATCCTGCGTGCGCTGACCCTGTCGGCGCTGGCGCTGATCCAGGCGCGGCGCGAGGCGCGGATGGTGTTCCCGGCGATCGATCCGGCGCGTTTCGTGACGGTGATGATCCCGGCGTTCAACGAGGAGACGGTGATCGTGCGCGCGGTCCAGGGCGTGCTCGCCTCCACCGATGTGCGGATCGAAGTGATCGTGATCGACGATGGCTCCAGCGACCGGACCAGCCAGATGGTGCAAGAGGCGTTTGCGGACGAGCCGCGCGTGCGGCTGCTCACGCTGGAGAATGGCGGCAAGGCGCGCGCGCTCAATCGCGGGCTGGAACTGGCGACGGGTGAGATCATCATTGCGCTCGATGCCGACACCCAGTTCGAGGCGACGACGATCGCGCGGCTGGCGCGCTGGTTCGCCGATCCAGCGCTGGGCGCGGTCGCGGGCAACGCGAAGGTCGGCAACCGCGTCAACCTGGTCACCAAATGGCAGGCGCTGGAGTATATCACGGCGCAGAATCTCGAACGGCGCGCGCTGGCGCGGCTCGATGCGATCACCGTCGTGCCGGGCGCGGTCGGCGCGTGGCGGCTGGCGGCGATCCGGCAGGTCGGCGGCTATCCCGACGACACGCTGGCCGAGGATCAGGACCTGACCATCGCGATCCAGCGTGCCGGATGGCGCGTGACCTATGACCAATATGCCGTTGCCTGGACCGAAGCGCCGGAGAGCTTTGCCGGCCTGGCCAAGCAGCGTTTCCGCTGGGCGTTCGGCACGTTGCAATGCCTGTGGAAGCATCGTCGGGTGATGGCCAGCGGCAAACCGCGCGGGCTGGCGCGGGTCGGCTTGCCGCAGGCGATCGTATTCCAGATCATCCTTGCCTCGATCTCGCCGATCATCGACCTCGCGCTGATCGTCAGCTTCATCACCACCTGGGTCGCGGTCCAGGCGCATGGCTGGGCGCAGACCCAGCATGATGTCGAGAAGATGCTGATCTACTGGCTGGTGTTCACCGCGATCGACCTGCTCGCGGCGACGATCGCCTTTGCGCTGGAGCGGCGCGAGAATTGGCGGCTATTGTGGCTGCTGATTCCGCAGCGCATCGGGTATCGCCAGGTGATGTATTATGTCGTGCTGAAAGCGATCACTCAGGCATTGCGCGGCCCGCGCGTCGGCTGGGGCAAGCTGGCGCGGACCGGGCGAGTGAGCGTTTAG
- the modA gene encoding molybdate ABC transporter substrate-binding protein, which produces MAGDPDRRCRRARRRRAAPPPALAAPLVLAAASLQESLSAAADAWSRKGHPKPVVSFAASSALARQVLAGAPADLFISADEEWMDALAAKRLIAPGTRASFLGNRLVLVTGLRNVSRVDLRSGRPIVAAVGAGRLAMADPDSVPAGRYGRAALTRLGAWAGLEPKVVRAENVRAALLLVERDAAAFGIVYATDARASAKVRVAGVFPAGSHPAITYPIARLTASKNPEAEGFRRFLVSREGKAIFAKYGFLPR; this is translated from the coding sequence GTGGCTGGTGACCCTGATCGCCGGTGTCGCCGTGCCCGCCGCCGCCGCGCCGCCCCCCCGCCAGCACTTGCCGCGCCGCTGGTGCTGGCGGCGGCCAGCCTGCAGGAATCGCTGAGCGCCGCCGCCGATGCCTGGTCGCGCAAGGGACATCCCAAGCCGGTGGTGTCGTTCGCTGCGTCATCGGCGCTGGCGCGGCAAGTGCTGGCGGGGGCGCCGGCGGATCTTTTCATCTCCGCGGATGAGGAATGGATGGATGCGCTGGCGGCCAAGCGGCTGATCGCGCCCGGCACGCGCGCGTCGTTCCTCGGCAACCGGCTGGTGCTGGTGACGGGGCTGCGCAATGTATCGCGGGTCGACCTGCGCAGCGGCCGTCCGATCGTTGCGGCAGTCGGGGCGGGGCGGCTGGCGATGGCCGATCCGGACTCGGTGCCGGCGGGGCGGTATGGCCGCGCGGCGCTGACCCGGCTCGGCGCCTGGGCCGGGCTTGAACCCAAGGTCGTGCGGGCGGAGAATGTCCGTGCCGCGCTGCTGCTGGTCGAGCGCGACGCGGCGGCGTTCGGGATCGTCTATGCGACCGATGCCCGGGCCTCGGCCAAGGTGCGCGTGGCAGGGGTGTTTCCGGCGGGCAGCCATCCTGCGATCACTTATCCGATCGCGCGGCTGACCGCGTCGAAGAACCCGGAAGCGGAGGGGTTCCGGCGCTTCCTGGTATCGCGTGAGGGCAAGGCGATCTTCGCGAAATACGGGTTCCTGCCGCGTTGA
- the modB gene encoding molybdate ABC transporter permease subunit codes for MLTPDEWAIVALSLQVGGVAMLATLPIAFALAWILARTVFPGKVVLDGLIHLPLVVPPVVTGWLLLLAFAPGGPIGGWLESWFGVSVLFRWTGAAIAAGVMALPLMVRAMRLSIEAVDRRLEGTARTLGASRWRVFRTITLPLSVPGVLAGAVLGFARSIGEFGATITFVSNVPGQTRTLPLAIYSALQQPGGDAMVLRLSAISVALSLAALILSELLARRAGRGLHVL; via the coding sequence ATGCTGACGCCGGATGAATGGGCGATCGTCGCCTTGTCGTTGCAGGTCGGTGGCGTGGCGATGCTGGCAACATTGCCGATCGCCTTTGCACTGGCATGGATTCTCGCGCGCACGGTATTTCCCGGCAAGGTCGTGCTCGACGGGCTGATCCACCTGCCGCTGGTGGTGCCGCCGGTGGTGACCGGGTGGCTGCTCCTGCTGGCCTTTGCGCCGGGCGGCCCGATCGGCGGGTGGCTGGAAAGCTGGTTCGGCGTCTCGGTGCTGTTCCGCTGGACCGGCGCGGCGATCGCGGCGGGAGTGATGGCGCTGCCGCTGATGGTACGGGCGATGCGCCTGTCGATCGAAGCGGTCGACCGGCGGCTGGAGGGTACGGCAAGGACGCTGGGTGCGTCGCGCTGGCGGGTGTTCCGCACGATCACGCTGCCGCTGTCGGTGCCGGGCGTGCTGGCGGGCGCAGTGCTTGGCTTTGCCCGGTCGATCGGCGAGTTCGGCGCGACCATCACCTTCGTGTCGAACGTACCGGGCCAGACCCGGACCTTGCCGCTGGCGATCTACAGCGCGCTGCAGCAGCCGGGCGGCGATGCGATGGTGTTGCGGCTGTCGGCGATCTCGGTCGCCTTGTCGCTGGCGGCGCTGATCCTGTCCGAACTGCTCGCGCGGCGCGCGGGAAGGGGGCTGCATGTCCTTTGA